Proteins encoded together in one Corallococcus soli window:
- a CDS encoding EcsC family protein, which yields MSKPLEVVNAVLDAGFAGLGPLCSATGLADEYLGDARYADHEARINALIHWETGKLFTTGFLSGLGGLLTLPVALPAGLGVSWAVQARLVGAIARIHGHDVEEDRVRTLTLLAIVGDIGKEVVKQAGIEVGHQLGMRALEAVPKHALSSINRAVGFRLVSKAGPRGIVNLSKVVPLAGGLVGGAVDALACRAVGATARRLFCPGPLPSPGMSPG from the coding sequence ATGTCGAAGCCGCTGGAAGTCGTGAACGCCGTCCTGGACGCGGGCTTCGCGGGCCTGGGCCCGCTGTGCAGCGCGACGGGGCTGGCGGACGAGTACTTGGGCGATGCGCGCTACGCGGACCACGAGGCGCGCATCAACGCGCTCATCCACTGGGAGACGGGGAAGCTGTTCACCACGGGCTTCCTGTCCGGGCTGGGTGGGCTGCTCACGCTGCCGGTGGCGCTGCCCGCGGGCCTGGGCGTGTCGTGGGCGGTGCAGGCGCGGCTGGTGGGCGCCATCGCGCGGATCCACGGGCACGACGTGGAGGAGGACCGCGTGCGGACGCTCACGCTGCTGGCCATCGTGGGCGACATCGGCAAGGAAGTGGTGAAGCAGGCCGGCATCGAGGTGGGCCACCAGTTGGGGATGCGCGCGCTGGAGGCGGTGCCGAAGCACGCGCTGAGCAGCATCAACCGCGCGGTGGGCTTCCGGCTGGTGAGCAAGGCGGGCCCGAGGGGCATCGTGAACCTGTCCAAGGTGGTGCCCCTGGCCGGCGGGCTGGTGGGCGGCGCGGTGGATGCGCTCGCGTGCCGCGCGGTGGGCGCCACGGCGCGGCGGCTGTTCTGCCCGGGGCCGCTGCCGTCCCCGGGCATGTCGCCTGGATGA